The window TTTGGACTTTCGGCGTTGACACTGATCTCGAAAAAAACGTGTATTTTCATTTGCCTCTAATAAAACCCTTTGTCAAATGACAATTTTTGTCTCAAATAAGGACCTAGCTgcgacaatttttatttattttggttttttttttcagattcattATGAATTATTAAGCGAAAATAATTCCGTCATACAAAAAGGTGTAATCAACAATCCTCCAGGAACGAACACTCATTGTCTCAAGAAATCCGGACGATATCGTTTCACTGGTGTCAGTTGTCACGGCTACGATCCAAAATTCGTTGAATGGAGCACCAGTTCACGATCGAATATCCAAACACCAATCGTATTCACGGCAATCACACATGCGCATAATATTCTCGTCACCGTAAACGATAAAAACGCGAAGATTACGTTGAATGTGAAGTCCGAGGACGAGGAATTCTTGTACGCATTGGATCAAGCGAATATCACTCCAATCAGTGATAATAAAGTGATCCACGAATTTAGCTTACAAGTGGCTGAACATGAAACACTTATTATTGAACCAAAATCTGATATCATGTTGTTTAAACCGCAAGTGTTACGATTGGTTGGTAGCTTTGATTGTGTAAAATTGGCTGGAGAAATTCTGGCGTTGAAGGGGAAAATCCTTGCTGGAAAAATTGTACCACCTCTTTCAGGTAAAATATGATATGGAAAATTTTCCTCCGTACTTCTTTCGTTAGATTTAAAAGTATCTGTGAGTCCAAAAAATACGGAAACTCATAACCCATAACTCGGAATCCATTCGtctaatcgttaaataaactggatttttctttttttttggccTTAAAGTAtgacttttattaaattctaaaacataaaatatttttgtgatttttcgattttttccaaaggggataccccttaaaaaatttgcaaaaaaacgaaaaaaaattttcactcctgatttcgataaaactcaataaataaggtaattttgacccgaagaatacaaaaatcgggttcatttaacgattggaagAATATTTTCTTAGATTAAGCAAAAATCGAACCGATTCACTCCATAACTCGAAATcggatttggataaaaattattttctaaaaattgtttcaaatttttcaggtGTTCAAATAAGTGTGGCCCAATTAAAAGGTCATACTCAAATTGCGACATCCGAAACAAAAGCTGATGGACAGTATCGATTTGGACCGTTGGACAATGACttagaatatttaatcaaaGCTACCAAGGAAAATTACTATTTCGAAGGACCGGATGCAAATGGAAACTTCAAAGCCCATAAAATGGCTGATATAATTATTGAAGCTGTTGATCAAGACAGCAAAGAAACTCTTTCGGTAAGTAATTTCTGcatcacactgtatatatatatatattatattaattcaaaattcaatcaaaattttttacagggTGTTCTAGTATCTGTCTCCGGTGGCGATAATTATCGTAAAAATCTTCAAACCGTAAACGATGGAACCGTACAGTTTACATCATTGAATCCTGGTGAATATTTCATGCGTCCAATGATGAAAGAATACCGATTTGAACCCACATCTAAAATGATCACAGTCAAAGAAGGCGAAAGTTTCCGATTACGGGTTAACGGCAAACGTGTTGCATTCAGTGCATATGGAACAGTTCGTTCTCTCGGTGGTACCGGAGAACCAGGTGTTTTAGTTGAAGCTCGTTCGATTTCAACCGCTTCGAAATGTGAAGGACATATTGAGGAAGCTACAACGGACATCACAGGGGCGTTCCGTATTCGAGGTTTATTACCTGGATGCTCGTATCACTTACAGCTCAAACATCAATCAGAGATGTCGTCGCCGATAACCTTCGATAACATCCAAAACGATTTACACAATAtccaattaatttgtttacaacctCCCGCTTATGTAGACGTTACTGTTCATGTCTACACCCCGAAATTGGACGATTATAAGTCGTTACGAGTAAAACTAGGATACGGAGATCAATTATCACAACCTATTCAATCCGTACGAATTGATCCACAAATATTATCACAGCGTAAAACTCCAATACCAAAACCGGGTCTTTTGGTTGTTCTAAACAGTGTCCCCTACGATAGTAAACAATACTACGTCCAATTAGAGTCCAGTTTATCCCAAGCTTCGCATTCGTACGACACAAGCACTATTTATTTCTACGCGAACACTTCATTTAAGCACGTTCAACTTGATTTTTACCCGAATGTTAAATCGCCCGAATATGAAATTAGTCCCATTTCAATTTTGGGTCTacctttgttatttttgttgatCTTTGTGGTATTTGTTCCAAATAAATTATTCGAATTCGGTTCAAAAGTCCAACAATATGCTTcagtttatatacaaaatttaaataatggcgGTACTTTGAATCCAATCAGTCAAAAACAATcgaataattcgaaaaatagtGGTGGAAATGAGAACGATTATGCTGACATCGAacaaattgtacaaaatattaatgcaGTTAAACATAAACCGAAAAAACGTGTTTTATTATCGACgtaattttctcgaaaatagTATTATGGGAATACAAAGCTTTTGATGCATTTCGAAACCTTGAAAGTTTTGTATTTCATCATCGAAGTGCAATTTCGAGAGAAATcctgtttatttatttcgtttcaattttaaattcgaGTATAAATTTTTCGCAGATTCagatatgtatttatatgtaatagttttatttgattttctatttGACGGGAAAATTCCTCTTAGAATTTTAAATACTGCAATAAATTTCccgataaaatgaaaattttgtacgtaTTATCcgtaaactatttaaaaatcattcctttaattaaaaagataattgtttttgtgtttttttctgTTCTGTGTATTTTCTCtgttaaatgaaaatgattgaaaaatcaatttttctataaattttataaataataaattttttgttgtcaattttcattgttaaaaaaaagaaaataaaataattatgaaaaaacttttgGAATATTTACTTTTGTGTGAAAAATGCCTAAGAATACATTTTACTGTATACAGAGTGTTCGGAAAACCtgtatggttaaaaaaaaatgatcaaattattctttaaattgttttttggttATCAAATTCTATTCGAATTGGATTTATCATCGCAACGATCGATAACTAGACCTCACCCAGATAGGCGCCTTAAATTCAACCACGGGCGCTTACAGCTCGGCATAGGAGGTTCCATGCCCTTAATATACATGTTCTTGACATGTATACATTGACTTTATAGTTATACATAGACTaagcatcgcctatctttccgtacagtgagaagcgtgtcaacatctgaggtaatttcTTAGGTCAGCTAGGGTCAGCTAGGGTGGTAATTTGTTTATCAATATGTTCGTTCCTATGTTGGCACACTATAGACCAAACGCGTCggccaattttgatgattctgacgtCAATTGATTCATCTTAATCTTGAGAGTGccactgaagatatggcagtaaagaaaattcaatattttgacCACCAGGCGCCATATTGTAAAAAGAAAGTATATGTTTTCCTATGTGGCGCaatagagaccaaacgcgtggatcgatttcgatgattcttacGCCAATCGATTTGTTTTAACCTTGGGACTGTTACTGAACATATTGTAACatagaaaattcaatatggcgaccaccagacgtcaaaaaaaaaaacaaattcggcAGTTTACATAACGACTTTAACAGTTTTGACCTCTTGTTGAGAAGAGTCGAGTTAGTGTAGATTTTAATGAGTTTCGACTGTTAAAGaaaagagcaacataggtcaatttggtcttgggtccgtaggactcatcttgtaaaacgttagacatagaacaaaaatttaaatgtaaaaaatgttccttataaaaaaataaacaacttttgtttgaaactttttttccggtaaacaccactgtttaccggTGAGggcgaaaattgtatagtatgtattatatgggaatatcaattatgtatgtgtgacattgtatgtatgtgtaatgtgacagagtaatcaagactgtctatacatggtatttcaataattaactcagtcaattgtttgttttcaattgtttttccaacctaataaacaattgtggaaaatttcaatgatttcaattcaatttcattGTACTACTATTTCAATAAGAAAGGATGTTGGAGTAggtaaatatgaaaatgaaacatGATTTCTAGAGAGAGCGATCcgatgaatatatttttttattcaattatttttatttgtttaaagattGTTATGGATGAcacttacatattttttaaacaaaaaaagaatagaTTTATCCTCAATAtcaataaatgcaaaaaaaaagataccattttttttattcaaaatgttttgtttctAGTTTTGAgagattttgtatttatatttatttattttttttaaattaaatgtaatactatttttttttttcaaaatacatcacagattaatatttatatatatttatttatatatatttttttttaaataaaacaattgcgaaccattttttcttttttttgtaaatttttaatagagtTGCCACCTCTTCAGTTTTGGACTGCAGTCTCCGGTTTTTAAGGTGTGTCTCCGATAGCCGGACAAAAG is drawn from Chrysoperla carnea chromosome X, inChrCarn1.1, whole genome shotgun sequence and contains these coding sequences:
- the LOC123302715 gene encoding nodal modulator 3; protein product: MFLIYLLTISIYFITNTQSNDILGCGGFIKSDGQLDFSRILIKLYTKKGSLKDTTECAPNNGYYFIPLYDKGSYILKVEPPTGWSFDKTQFELNVDGETDPCSLGKDINFYFKGFGITGRVYSANSETGPAGVKISYNENGKQRETVTTEGGNFYFTPVVPGRYTIVASHPKWKFLKNSVTVDVKIGNTELPRDSFIVAGYDVTGHIVGNGEPIDGVNIVLINDKLNYVVAECNVHPIPNFQTNLGKPICSIKSDASGTFKFVSLPPGNYKIVPFYQETNVKFEIQPAFIEFTVNDNSVEIDTKFTVTGLTVSGRVILPKENQGATVIVNNEQKTITGVNGQYTLNNIRSGTYRLTAQAPDIKFPEIKVDIMPRKHTLPDLKPNAYKSCGQVLSDNEYEVVYELESNKDRFTVKSNPKSGGNYCIYLPPGKYSATVLPSVHDPPNVQFYPLAHTVEIVDKTPQEIVFSQLRATVTGTVECFTSAECESLQIDLKSMSTGSPSQIYKTVISNGKYKYSDIPPGRYEVSIVGVGLCWENQKHYIVINSEEASIPSFKQTGYRTLFRTDYQTQIHYELLSENNSVIQKGVINNPPGTNTHCLKKSGRYRFTGVSCHGYDPKFVEWSTSSRSNIQTPIVFTAITHAHNILVTVNDKNAKITLNVKSEDEEFLYALDQANITPISDNKVIHEFSLQVAEHETLIIEPKSDIMLFKPQVLRLVGSFDCVKLAGEILALKGKILAGKIVPPLSGVQISVAQLKGHTQIATSETKADGQYRFGPLDNDLEYLIKATKENYYFEGPDANGNFKAHKMADIIIEAVDQDSKETLSGVLVSVSGGDNYRKNLQTVNDGTVQFTSLNPGEYFMRPMMKEYRFEPTSKMITVKEGESFRLRVNGKRVAFSAYGTVRSLGGTGEPGVLVEARSISTASKCEGHIEEATTDITGAFRIRGLLPGCSYHLQLKHQSEMSSPITFDNIQNDLHNIQLICLQPPAYVDVTVHVYTPKLDDYKSLRVKLGYGDQLSQPIQSVRIDPQILSQRKTPIPKPGLLVVLNSVPYDSKQYYVQLESSLSQASHSYDTSTIYFYANTSFKHVQLDFYPNVKSPEYEISPISILGLPLLFLLIFVVFVPNKLFEFGSKVQQYASVYIQNLNNGGTLNPISQKQSNNSKNSGGNENDYADIEQIVQNINAVKHKPKKRVLLST